From a single Sus scrofa isolate TJ Tabasco breed Duroc chromosome 13, Sscrofa11.1, whole genome shotgun sequence genomic region:
- the RPL15 gene encoding 60S ribosomal protein L15 isoform X1, with amino-acid sequence MGAYKYIQELWRKKQSDVMRFLLRVRCWQYRQLSALHRAPRPTRPDKARRLGYKAKQGYVIYRIRVRRGGRKRPVPKGATYGKPVHHGVNQLKFARSLQSVAEERAGRHCGALRVLNSYWVGEDSTYKFFEVILIDPFHKAIRRNPDTQWITKPVHKHREMRGLTSAGRKSRGLGKGHKFHHTIGGSRRAAWRRRNTLQLHRYR; translated from the exons ATGGGCGCGTACAAGTACATCCAGGAGCTATGGAGGAAGAAGCAGTCCGACGTCATGCGCTTTCTCCTCCGGGTGCGCTGCTGGCAGTACCGCCAGCTCTCCGCTCTCCACAgggccccccgccccacccggcCCGATAAGGCGCGCAGGCTGGGATACAAGGCCAAGCAAG gttatGTCATATATCGGATTCGTGTGCGCCGCGGTGGCCGCAAACGCCCAGTTCCTAAGGGTGCCACCTACGGCAAGCCTGTCCACCATGGTGTCAACCAGCTAAAGTTTGCTCGAAGCCTTCAGTCTGTTGCCGAG GAGCGAGCTGGACGCCACTGTGGGGCTCTGAGAGTCCTGAATTCTTACTGGGTTGGTGAAGATTCTACATACAAATTCTTTGAGGTTATCCTCATTGATCCATTCCATAAAGCTATCAGAAGAAATCCTGACACCCAGTGGATCACCAAACCAGTCCACAAGCATAGGGAGATGCGAGGGCTGACTTCTGCAGGCAGAAAGAGCCGCGGCCTTGGAAAGGGCCACAAGTTCCACCACACTATTGGTGGTTCCCGCCGTGCAGCTTGGAGAAGGCGCAATACTCTCCAGCTCCACCGTTACC